In Micromonospora sp. LH3U1, one genomic interval encodes:
- a CDS encoding ABC transporter ATP-binding protein, with translation MSMEFTAWTSLHHAMNAQEERPLSRVTLKRIVEFARPHRALIVRFLLLSVVTAVLTVAAPVLAGRVVEAIVDGADGGVVIRLAVLIAVIALAEAGLGLVTRFHSASIGEGLIVQLRTAVFDHVQRMPVAFFTRTRTGALVSRLNNDVIGAQRAFSDTLSGVVGNAVTLALTLAVMLSFSWQITVLALVLLPIFVLPARRMGSKLAQLQREAAEHNAAMSTRMTERFSAPGATLVKLYGRPAEESAEFAARARRVRDIGIRAAMLQWVFITALTVVGSLALALVYGLGGLYALRGSLDAGTVVALALLLSRLYAPLTSLASARVEVMSALVSFERVFEILDIKPLILDRPDARPLPDGPVAVEFDRVRFGYPSADKVSLASLEDVVKLDARSGEEVLHGVSFRAEAGQMVALVGSSGAGKSTIAQLVPRLYDVEDGAVKLADVDVRDLSAESIRTALGVVTQDGHLFHESIRANLAFAQPDATEDEMWEVLRRARLDDLIRSLPDGLDTVVGERGYRLSGGERQRLTIARLLLARPRVVILDEATAHLDSTSEAAVQEALAEALTGRTSVVIAHRLSTIRAADQILVVEDGRIVERGRHGDLLAAGGRYQELYRTQFDQDQPAVREQRVAI, from the coding sequence ATGAGCATGGAATTTACCGCGTGGACGTCGCTGCACCACGCGATGAACGCGCAGGAAGAACGACCGCTGTCCCGTGTCACCCTGAAGCGCATCGTGGAATTCGCGCGGCCGCACCGGGCCCTGATCGTCAGGTTCCTGCTGTTGAGTGTGGTGACGGCGGTCCTCACGGTGGCGGCACCGGTCCTCGCCGGACGGGTGGTGGAGGCCATCGTGGACGGCGCCGACGGCGGCGTCGTGATCCGTTTGGCGGTGCTGATCGCCGTGATCGCCCTGGCCGAAGCCGGCCTGGGTCTGGTGACGCGGTTCCATTCCGCCAGCATCGGTGAGGGGCTCATCGTCCAGCTGCGGACGGCCGTCTTCGACCACGTGCAGCGGATGCCGGTGGCGTTCTTCACCAGGACGCGGACCGGTGCGCTGGTCAGCCGCCTGAACAACGACGTGATCGGTGCGCAGCGGGCCTTCAGCGACACCTTGTCCGGGGTGGTCGGCAATGCTGTCACCCTGGCACTGACGCTGGCGGTGATGCTCAGCTTCTCGTGGCAGATCACGGTGCTGGCGCTCGTGCTGCTGCCCATCTTCGTTCTCCCGGCGCGCCGGATGGGTTCGAAGCTCGCCCAGTTGCAGCGTGAGGCGGCCGAGCACAACGCGGCCATGAGCACGCGGATGACGGAACGCTTCTCCGCGCCCGGCGCGACCCTGGTCAAGCTGTACGGGCGGCCGGCCGAGGAGTCGGCCGAGTTCGCGGCGCGGGCGCGTCGGGTGCGGGACATCGGCATCCGTGCCGCCATGCTCCAGTGGGTCTTCATCACCGCGCTCACCGTCGTCGGCTCGCTGGCGCTGGCCCTGGTCTACGGGCTGGGCGGTCTCTACGCCCTCCGGGGCAGCCTCGACGCCGGGACCGTGGTCGCCCTCGCGCTGCTGCTGTCGCGCCTCTACGCGCCGTTGACCTCGCTGGCCAGCGCTCGGGTGGAGGTGATGAGCGCGCTGGTGAGCTTCGAGAGGGTGTTCGAGATCCTCGACATCAAGCCGCTGATCCTCGACCGGCCCGACGCCCGCCCGCTTCCCGACGGGCCGGTCGCGGTGGAGTTCGACCGGGTACGGTTCGGCTACCCGTCAGCAGACAAGGTGTCGCTCGCGTCTCTCGAAGACGTGGTGAAGCTCGATGCCCGCAGCGGCGAGGAAGTGCTGCACGGGGTGTCGTTCCGCGCCGAGGCGGGGCAGATGGTCGCCCTCGTCGGCTCCTCCGGGGCGGGCAAGTCGACGATCGCGCAGCTGGTCCCCCGCCTGTACGACGTCGAGGACGGCGCGGTGAAACTCGCCGACGTCGACGTACGCGACCTGTCGGCCGAGTCGATCCGGACGGCGCTGGGCGTGGTCACCCAGGACGGGCATCTCTTCCACGAGAGCATCCGCGCCAACCTGGCGTTCGCTCAGCCGGACGCGACCGAGGACGAGATGTGGGAGGTGCTCCGCCGGGCCCGCCTCGACGACCTGATCCGCTCGCTTCCGGATGGGCTCGACACCGTCGTCGGCGAACGCGGATACCGCCTGTCGGGCGGGGAACGGCAACGGCTCACCATCGCGCGACTGCTGCTGGCCCGTCCGCGCGTGGTCATCCTGGACGAGGCCACCGCGCATCTCGACTCCACCTCCGAGGCTGCGGTTCAGGAGGCCCTCGCCGAAGCCCTGACCGGCCGGACGAGCGTGGTCATCGCGCACCGGCTCTCCACCATCCGCGCGGCCGACCAGATCCTCGTCGTCGAAGACGGACGCATCGTCGAGCGTGGGCGACACGGCGACCTGCTCGCCGCCGGCGGCCGGTATCAGGAGTTGTATCGCACCCAGTTCGACCAGGACCAGCCGGCGGTCCGCGAGCAACGGGTCGCCATCTGA
- a CDS encoding extracellular solute-binding protein — MTTHVSRRTLLGLAGAGAGAYFLSACSDGESSDPNAPQTINWWHIQNTEPMLPVWAAISNEYKTAHSNVTFTIQPLENEAFKAKLTTATQAGDPPDLFQSWGGGVLKQQVDAGLVKDLTDDVKSLVGGILPAAMQPYTIDGKIYGIPFDIGMVGFWYNKDLFTRAGITEAPTTWTGLLDAVRKLKAAGITPVALAGKDKWPAHFYWSYLAMRIGGVGALQKAVDDKNFDTPDLAAAGERLKELVDLQPFQKGFLGAEYGSPDGQAATMGNGGAAMELMGQWAPAVQASSSTSKKGLGDKLGFFPFPAVDGGKGTATEVFGGGNGFAVGKDAPAATIDFLKFLLSADNQRRSAQTGAVLPTVKEATSAIPDANGKVVAETLAKNTGFQLYLDQAYAPALGQQINDSVAEIIAGKKQPAAILKDITQVAKTA, encoded by the coding sequence ATGACAACGCACGTTTCCCGCCGAACGCTGCTCGGTCTTGCCGGCGCTGGCGCAGGCGCGTATTTCCTCAGCGCCTGTAGCGACGGGGAGTCCAGCGACCCGAACGCCCCGCAGACCATCAACTGGTGGCACATCCAGAACACCGAACCGATGCTGCCGGTGTGGGCGGCGATCTCCAACGAGTACAAGACCGCACACAGCAACGTCACGTTCACCATCCAGCCGCTGGAGAACGAGGCTTTCAAGGCCAAGCTCACCACCGCCACCCAGGCCGGCGATCCGCCGGACCTGTTCCAGTCCTGGGGTGGCGGCGTACTCAAGCAGCAGGTGGACGCGGGCCTGGTCAAGGACCTCACCGACGACGTGAAGTCATTGGTCGGCGGCATCCTGCCCGCCGCCATGCAGCCGTACACGATCGACGGCAAGATCTACGGCATTCCGTTCGACATTGGCATGGTCGGGTTCTGGTACAACAAGGACCTCTTCACCCGCGCCGGCATCACCGAGGCCCCCACCACCTGGACCGGTCTGCTCGACGCGGTCCGCAAGCTCAAGGCCGCCGGCATCACCCCGGTCGCCCTGGCCGGCAAGGACAAGTGGCCGGCCCACTTCTACTGGTCCTACCTCGCCATGCGGATCGGTGGAGTGGGCGCGCTGCAGAAGGCCGTCGACGACAAGAACTTCGACACCCCTGACCTTGCCGCCGCAGGTGAGCGGCTCAAGGAACTCGTCGACCTGCAGCCCTTCCAGAAGGGGTTCCTCGGCGCCGAATACGGCTCACCCGACGGGCAGGCCGCCACCATGGGCAACGGCGGCGCCGCCATGGAGCTGATGGGGCAGTGGGCGCCAGCGGTGCAGGCGTCCAGCTCGACCAGCAAGAAGGGCCTCGGCGACAAGCTCGGCTTCTTCCCGTTCCCCGCCGTGGACGGCGGCAAGGGCACCGCGACCGAGGTCTTCGGCGGCGGCAACGGCTTCGCCGTCGGCAAGGACGCGCCGGCCGCCACCATCGACTTCCTGAAGTTCCTGCTCAGCGCCGACAACCAGCGCCGGTCCGCCCAGACCGGCGCGGTGCTGCCCACGGTGAAGGAGGCCACCTCGGCCATTCCCGACGCCAACGGCAAGGTCGTCGCGGAGACCCTGGCCAAGAACACCGGCTTCCAGCTCTACCTCGACCAGGCGTACGCGCCCGCACTCGGGCAGCAGATCAACGACAGCGTCGCCGAGATCATCGCCGGCAAGAAGCAGCCTGCGGCGATCCTCAAGGACATCACGCAGGTGGCGAAGACCGCCTGA
- the trxA gene encoding thioredoxin — MPQETATASLITVTDDTFAELVLASERPVVVDFWAEWCPPCKMIEKSLVELAQEFGDRMVIAKLNSDDNPQATRRYRVMSLPTLLVFRGGEVVGSVVGSRPKLHLRQSLTMHAGL; from the coding sequence ATGCCCCAGGAAACGGCAACCGCCTCGCTGATCACCGTCACCGACGACACGTTCGCCGAGTTGGTGCTGGCCAGCGAACGACCGGTCGTGGTCGACTTCTGGGCGGAGTGGTGCCCGCCGTGCAAAATGATCGAGAAGAGCCTCGTCGAGCTGGCACAGGAGTTCGGCGACCGAATGGTCATCGCCAAGCTCAACTCCGACGACAACCCGCAGGCCACGCGGCGCTACAGGGTCATGTCCCTGCCGACGCTGCTGGTGTTCCGTGGGGGCGAGGTCGTCGGCTCGGTCGTCGGGTCCAGGCCGAAACTCCACCTGCGGCAGAGCCTGACCATGCACGCCGGCCTGTGA
- a CDS encoding aldo/keto reductase produces MPTNMITASSAGTWTLGDLTVNRIGFGAMRLTGNGSAASDRARVVGVLRRAVELGVNHIDTAAFYFSPLRSANELINSALSPYADDLVITTKVGPGRDPSGEWLPLARPDQLRGQVEENLRQLGRDHLDVVNLRQHGLDSVAEHFGALADLRDAGLIRHLGLSNIRPQHLAQAQAIAPVVCVQNPYGVDTRRMHDQFVRTCGEQGVAFVPFFAIAGDGREAGGVATNEAVHAIARTHGVTPAQVRIAWTLSRGPHLLAIPGTGNPDHLVENVAAGVLRLSSEELTSLE; encoded by the coding sequence ATGCCCACCAACATGATCACTGCGAGTTCCGCTGGCACCTGGACCCTCGGCGACCTGACCGTCAACCGGATCGGATTCGGCGCGATGCGCCTGACGGGCAACGGCAGCGCGGCGAGCGACCGTGCGCGGGTCGTCGGCGTACTGCGCCGGGCGGTCGAGCTCGGTGTGAATCACATCGACACGGCGGCGTTCTACTTCTCGCCGCTTCGGTCGGCCAACGAGTTGATCAATAGTGCGCTGTCGCCGTACGCCGACGACCTGGTCATCACCACGAAGGTCGGGCCGGGCCGCGACCCCTCGGGGGAGTGGCTGCCGCTGGCCCGGCCGGACCAGCTGCGCGGGCAGGTCGAGGAGAACCTGCGTCAGCTCGGCCGCGACCATCTGGATGTCGTGAACCTGCGCCAGCACGGGCTGGACTCGGTCGCGGAGCACTTCGGCGCGCTGGCCGACCTGCGCGACGCCGGGCTCATCCGGCATCTCGGCCTGTCGAACATCCGCCCGCAGCACCTCGCGCAGGCGCAGGCGATCGCCCCGGTGGTCTGCGTGCAGAACCCGTACGGTGTCGACACCCGACGCATGCACGACCAGTTCGTGCGCACCTGCGGCGAGCAGGGTGTCGCGTTCGTGCCGTTCTTCGCGATCGCCGGCGACGGACGTGAGGCCGGCGGCGTGGCCACCAACGAGGCCGTGCATGCCATCGCGCGCACCCACGGCGTGACGCCGGCGCAGGTGCGGATCGCGTGGACCCTCAGCCGCGGGCCGCACCTGCTGGCCATCCCCGGCACCGGCAACCCCGATCATCTGGTCGAGAACGTGGCCGCCGGGGTGCTGCGCCTGTCTTCGGAAGAGTTAACCAGCCTCGAGTAG
- a CDS encoding MerR family transcriptional regulator, giving the protein MLIGELAERAGTSTRTLRYYEEHGLVQAQRSTNGYRVYEETELRVVREIRTLLDVGFGLDDVRPFVACLRAGNSSGDVCPDSVVVLRRKLAEVDAYIDRLGAVRQQLHTQLTHAIAHREETCPRKRQPPR; this is encoded by the coding sequence ATGCTGATCGGCGAGCTGGCTGAGCGGGCCGGCACGAGTACGCGAACCCTGCGCTACTACGAGGAGCACGGGTTGGTGCAGGCGCAGCGCTCCACCAACGGCTACCGCGTCTACGAGGAGACGGAGCTACGGGTCGTCCGCGAGATCCGGACACTGCTCGACGTTGGCTTCGGCCTCGACGACGTCCGCCCTTTCGTCGCGTGCCTTCGGGCCGGCAACTCGTCCGGCGACGTCTGCCCGGACTCGGTGGTGGTGCTGCGACGCAAGCTCGCTGAGGTCGACGCCTACATCGACCGGCTCGGCGCCGTCCGGCAGCAACTCCACACCCAACTGACCCACGCCATCGCGCACCGGGAGGAAACATGCCCCAGGAAACGGCAACCGCCTCGCTGA
- a CDS encoding chitosanase — protein MVRKRTAAYVVGALLIGVAAVGFGLPSASAASAGPITGLGGKCIDVAGANPANGTAVQLYDCNGTAAQTWTVGNTDTSIRALGKCLDVTAASTADGAKVQLYDCNNTAAQKWTANNGALVNTGSGKCLDVTDRSTANGARLQIWTCGGTTNQRWTLPGGGTPTPTPTTPAGTNLDDPAKKDVAMQLVSAAENSSLDWRAQFSYIEDIGDGRGYTAGIIGFCSGTGDMLELVEAYTRNKPGNVLAAYLPALRAVDGTPSHAGLDPDFPRDWRAAANDSVFRAAQEAERDRVYFNPSVRDGKNDQVRALGQFAYYDAAVMHGYEGMRQIRSRALNRAKPPAQGGDERTWLNAFLDERVIEMKKEAAHEDTSRVDTAQRVFLNNGNFNLNTPLAFAVYGQQFRIG, from the coding sequence ATGGTTCGCAAGAGAACAGCCGCCTACGTCGTGGGAGCCCTGCTGATCGGCGTCGCGGCCGTCGGCTTCGGCCTACCGTCGGCGAGTGCCGCATCCGCAGGCCCGATCACCGGCCTCGGCGGCAAGTGCATCGACGTCGCTGGCGCCAATCCGGCCAACGGCACGGCGGTCCAGCTCTACGACTGCAACGGCACCGCGGCCCAGACGTGGACGGTCGGCAACACCGACACCTCGATCCGGGCACTCGGCAAGTGCCTCGACGTCACCGCCGCCTCGACCGCCGACGGGGCCAAGGTGCAGCTGTACGACTGCAACAACACCGCCGCGCAGAAGTGGACCGCCAACAACGGGGCGCTCGTCAACACCGGCTCCGGCAAGTGCCTCGACGTCACCGACCGGAGCACCGCGAACGGTGCCCGGTTGCAGATCTGGACCTGCGGGGGCACCACCAACCAGCGATGGACCCTGCCCGGCGGCGGCACCCCCACGCCCACGCCCACCACCCCGGCCGGGACCAACCTCGACGACCCGGCGAAGAAGGACGTCGCCATGCAGCTCGTCTCGGCAGCTGAGAACTCATCGCTCGACTGGCGTGCGCAGTTCTCCTACATCGAGGACATCGGCGACGGTCGAGGCTACACCGCCGGCATCATCGGCTTCTGCTCCGGCACCGGCGACATGCTCGAACTGGTCGAGGCGTACACGCGCAACAAGCCGGGCAACGTGCTGGCCGCGTACCTGCCGGCGCTGCGTGCCGTCGACGGCACTCCCTCGCACGCGGGCCTCGACCCCGACTTCCCCCGCGACTGGCGGGCCGCGGCCAACGACTCGGTGTTCCGGGCCGCGCAGGAGGCCGAGCGGGACCGGGTCTACTTCAACCCATCGGTACGCGACGGCAAGAACGACCAGGTCAGGGCGCTCGGCCAGTTCGCCTACTACGACGCGGCGGTCATGCACGGGTACGAGGGCATGCGCCAGATCCGCAGCCGCGCCCTGAATCGGGCGAAACCCCCAGCTCAGGGCGGCGACGAGCGGACCTGGCTCAACGCGTTCCTCGACGAGCGGGTCATCGAGATGAAGAAGGAGGCGGCCCACGAGGACACCTCCCGCGTCGACACGGCCCAGCGGGTATTCCTCAACAACGGCAACTTCAACCTGAACACGCCGCTGGCGTTCGCCGTCTACGGTCAGCAGTTCCGTATCGGCTAG
- a CDS encoding HNH endonuclease signature motif containing protein yields MVEELAQADDAVAACTEAAAWPLSEHDLIAALDAAHRVEQRLAAVKLALVREVDGRGTAVTQGASSTAVWLRERLRLTIPAARRLVDLAACVDAAPTAVRDALAAGAVSVEQARVIADTVNTVRTAAGPEVADKSVAVLVDWAGQFDPTLLRKLSTRILNHVAPDIADAAARAALDAEAARAIRDRHLTISEQASGRLRLTGTLDAEAAALLRAAIDPLSAPAGPDDNRCAGQRRHDALADVCRLALRAGEVPESGGDPAQVVVTTSYDGLTRQLSAGVLDIGLRLTPDAVRRLACDAAILPAVLGGAGQVLDVGRQRRLISGPLRRALVLRDGGCAFPGCDRPPRWCDAHHIQHWADGGPTNLDNAVLLCGHHHRHLHHNDWTVRLSDDSHPEFVPPAWLDPDQLPRRNHYHRRT; encoded by the coding sequence ATGGTCGAGGAGTTGGCGCAGGCAGACGACGCGGTCGCCGCCTGCACTGAGGCGGCCGCATGGCCCCTCTCCGAGCACGATCTGATCGCGGCGCTCGACGCCGCGCACCGCGTCGAGCAACGTCTCGCCGCCGTCAAGCTGGCGTTGGTGCGCGAGGTGGACGGTCGGGGCACGGCGGTCACGCAGGGTGCGTCCTCGACCGCGGTCTGGCTCCGCGAACGACTGCGGTTGACCATTCCCGCGGCCCGCCGGCTGGTCGATCTCGCGGCCTGCGTCGACGCGGCCCCGACGGCCGTGCGGGACGCTCTGGCGGCCGGGGCGGTCAGCGTGGAGCAGGCCCGGGTCATCGCCGACACCGTCAACACCGTGCGGACGGCCGCCGGGCCGGAGGTCGCCGACAAGTCCGTCGCAGTGCTGGTCGACTGGGCCGGACAGTTCGACCCCACCCTGCTGCGCAAGCTGAGCACCCGCATCCTCAACCACGTCGCCCCCGACATCGCCGACGCCGCCGCCCGCGCCGCACTGGACGCCGAGGCCGCCCGGGCGATCCGCGACCGGCACCTCACCATCTCCGAGCAGGCCAGCGGCCGGCTGCGGCTCACCGGCACTCTCGACGCGGAAGCCGCCGCGCTGCTACGCGCCGCCATCGACCCACTCAGCGCACCCGCCGGGCCCGACGACAACCGCTGCGCCGGGCAACGCCGCCACGACGCCCTCGCCGACGTGTGCCGGCTCGCCCTGCGCGCCGGTGAGGTGCCGGAGAGCGGCGGCGATCCCGCCCAGGTCGTCGTCACCACCAGCTACGACGGGCTGACCCGGCAGCTGTCCGCCGGCGTCCTCGACATCGGCCTGCGGCTCACTCCCGACGCGGTGCGCCGACTCGCCTGCGACGCCGCGATCCTGCCGGCCGTGCTCGGCGGCGCCGGTCAGGTCCTCGACGTGGGCCGGCAACGCCGTCTCATCAGCGGTCCGCTGCGCCGGGCCCTCGTGCTGCGTGACGGCGGCTGCGCCTTCCCCGGCTGCGACCGGCCACCCCGCTGGTGCGACGCCCACCACATCCAGCACTGGGCCGACGGCGGCCCCACCAACCTCGACAACGCCGTCCTGCTCTGCGGCCACCACCACCGACACCTCCACCACAACGACTGGACTGTGCGGCTCAGCGACGACAGCCACCCCGAGTTCGTGCCGCCAGCCTGGCTCGACCCCGACCAACTCCCCCGCCGCAACCACTACCACCGACGAACATAG
- a CDS encoding glycoside hydrolase family 43 protein codes for MSTDIANVVTAARSIRNPVLAGFHPDPSILRVGDDYYLATSTFEWYPGVRVHHSRDLVNWRTLGGIITDRRLLDLRGCGDSNGVWAPDLTYHDGEFHLVYSDVASFASGYWDPQNFLITAKDITGPWSDPVKLHGRGFDAALFHDDDGTTWLLSMSADWRPGRDRFGGIEIQQYDRAARRLVGRPRILFTGTHVGVTEGPHLYRHDGWYWLITAEGGTSWEHQVTVARSRELFGPYEVDPDGPLLSSVGRPDLRLQKAGHGSLVRTPDDGWYLAHLVARPYSPLGSCVLGRETAIQRVEWPSGGWPRIAGGVPAEEVAAPDLPAHPWPAEPDTDHFDAPELALCWSTLRRPATADWIDLHSRPSHLRVHGGQSPVGRQAPSLVGRRVGATHCSLETVVEFDPVDHRQLAGITAYYNTLNWHHLYLTRADDGRTVLELLSSDNGRLIPYPELTVDVSAVTRVGLRAVFDGPVVRFDYDLGTGWQRLAIDLDATILSDEHAALIIDGEPAAWGFTGAFLGLWVQDLGGDGVYADFDLATYREH; via the coding sequence GTGTCGACCGACATCGCTAACGTGGTGACCGCTGCCCGGTCGATCCGCAATCCCGTCCTCGCCGGGTTCCACCCGGATCCGTCGATCCTGCGCGTCGGCGATGACTACTACCTGGCCACCTCGACCTTCGAGTGGTATCCGGGTGTGCGTGTGCACCATTCGCGTGATCTCGTGAACTGGCGCACCCTGGGCGGGATCATCACCGACCGCCGCCTGCTCGACCTACGCGGCTGCGGTGACTCCAACGGAGTGTGGGCACCCGACCTGACGTACCACGACGGTGAGTTCCACCTCGTCTACAGCGACGTGGCCAGCTTCGCCAGCGGCTACTGGGACCCACAGAACTTCCTGATCACCGCCAAGGACATCACCGGCCCCTGGTCGGACCCGGTGAAACTGCACGGGCGCGGTTTCGACGCCGCGCTGTTCCACGACGACGACGGCACCACGTGGCTGCTGAGCATGAGCGCGGACTGGCGACCCGGCCGGGACCGCTTCGGCGGCATCGAAATCCAGCAGTACGACCGCGCCGCGCGCCGCCTGGTCGGCCGGCCCCGCATCCTGTTCACCGGCACCCACGTCGGCGTCACCGAGGGTCCGCACCTGTACCGCCACGACGGCTGGTACTGGCTGATCACCGCCGAGGGCGGCACCAGCTGGGAACACCAGGTCACCGTGGCGCGGTCCCGGGAGCTGTTCGGACCGTACGAGGTGGACCCGGACGGGCCGCTGCTCAGTTCCGTCGGGCGGCCTGACCTGCGATTGCAGAAAGCCGGGCACGGCAGCCTGGTCCGGACCCCCGACGACGGGTGGTACCTGGCCCACCTGGTTGCCCGCCCCTACTCACCGCTGGGCAGTTGCGTGCTGGGCCGGGAGACCGCGATCCAGCGGGTCGAGTGGCCGTCGGGTGGCTGGCCCCGGATCGCCGGAGGGGTGCCAGCAGAGGAGGTCGCCGCGCCCGACCTGCCCGCGCACCCGTGGCCGGCGGAGCCCGACACCGACCACTTCGACGCCCCCGAGCTGGCTCTGTGCTGGTCGACGCTGCGCCGGCCGGCCACCGCGGACTGGATCGACCTGCACTCCCGCCCGTCGCACCTACGGGTGCACGGCGGGCAGTCACCGGTCGGTCGACAGGCTCCCAGCCTGGTCGGGCGACGCGTCGGTGCGACGCACTGCTCCCTGGAGACCGTGGTGGAGTTCGACCCGGTCGACCACCGTCAGCTCGCCGGGATCACCGCCTACTACAACACCCTCAACTGGCACCACCTCTACCTGACCCGCGCCGACGACGGGCGGACGGTGCTGGAGTTGCTCAGCTCCGACAACGGCCGACTCATCCCGTACCCCGAGCTGACCGTCGACGTCAGCGCCGTCACCCGGGTCGGCCTGCGGGCCGTCTTCGACGGGCCGGTGGTGCGCTTCGACTACGACCTCGGCACCGGTTGGCAGCGGCTGGCTATCGACCTGGACGCGACCATCCTGTCCGACGAGCACGCCGCGCTGATCATCGACGGCGAGCCGGCGGCGTGGGGCTTCACCGGGGCGTTCCTCGGCCTCTGGGTGCAGGACCTCGGCGGCGACGGCGTGTACGCCGACTTCGACCTGGCTACCTACCGGGAGCACTGA
- a CDS encoding RNA polymerase sigma factor has translation MESSLRARVRAGDPGAFAELFDQYARSVFNHAFRLTADWATAEDVMAASYLQAWRSRERVTEEGGSLRPWLLGIATNEARNHTRSNRRYRRVAAALLASDFTLPDHADEVAGRLDDSRRIAAAIDALARLRRPEREVLTLCLWEGLDYESAAQALGVPVGTVRSRLSRARARLRTLVDAPPRASRLPVVDASFVQEGSQ, from the coding sequence ATGGAGTCGAGTCTGCGTGCTCGGGTGCGAGCCGGTGATCCCGGTGCGTTCGCCGAGCTCTTCGACCAGTACGCGCGCTCGGTGTTCAACCACGCGTTCCGGCTCACCGCCGACTGGGCCACGGCGGAGGACGTCATGGCAGCCAGCTACCTGCAGGCCTGGCGTTCCCGGGAGCGCGTCACCGAGGAGGGCGGGTCGCTGAGGCCGTGGCTGCTCGGCATCGCCACCAACGAGGCCCGCAACCACACCCGCAGCAACCGCCGCTACCGTCGGGTGGCCGCCGCGCTGCTCGCCTCCGACTTCACCCTGCCCGATCACGCCGACGAGGTCGCCGGCCGCCTTGACGACAGCCGACGCATCGCCGCCGCGATCGACGCGTTGGCCCGGTTGCGCCGGCCCGAGCGCGAGGTGCTGACCCTGTGCCTGTGGGAGGGCCTCGACTACGAGTCCGCGGCGCAGGCGCTGGGTGTTCCGGTCGGCACGGTCCGGTCGCGGCTGTCGCGGGCTCGCGCCCGCCTGCGTACCCTCGTCGATGCCCCGCCGCGCGCCTCTCGGCTGCCGGTCGTGGACGCCTCGTTCGTGCAGGAGGGCAGCCAGTGA
- a CDS encoding MFS transporter, with the protein MPIPPPNSSWLVARGFIPDQGPRRVLAFATFVNMLGSGIFMASAVLFFTRSVGLPLAQVALGMGIAALVGMIAGMPVGHLADRRGPREIYLLTLIIRAATMAALAFVHTFWLFVVLVCLAQLAHSAGGACRGPLVRGFGGTNPAPYRAYLRSVANLAGCCGALAAGAAVQLDTRAAYLALVVGNAISFVACAAIITRLPSLPPVPAPHTTGRWIALKDKPYMAVTVLDAIMGIQGQVLVFALPVWIISQTHAPRWFVGMAVLVNTALVAALQVRASRGVDTSPAAGRAVRRSGLAFLIGMALIAATSTMPGWLAVTVMTLGVVAHTVGELWHAAGSLELQFRLAPAHAQGQYTGISGLGTGLANVAAPSLLGLLCIAWGAPGWLLMGGIFVAVGLAAPAVVRWGERTRPDPAEAV; encoded by the coding sequence ATTCCCATCCCACCGCCCAACAGCTCATGGCTCGTTGCCCGAGGATTCATTCCCGATCAGGGGCCTCGGCGCGTTCTGGCCTTCGCGACCTTCGTCAACATGCTCGGAAGCGGCATCTTCATGGCCAGCGCCGTGCTCTTCTTCACCCGATCCGTCGGGCTTCCCCTTGCGCAGGTCGCTCTGGGCATGGGCATCGCCGCACTCGTCGGGATGATCGCCGGGATGCCGGTGGGGCATCTCGCTGATCGGCGGGGGCCGCGCGAGATCTATCTGCTGACTCTGATCATCCGAGCCGCCACCATGGCCGCCCTGGCCTTCGTCCACACGTTCTGGCTGTTCGTCGTCCTGGTCTGCCTGGCCCAGCTCGCCCACTCAGCCGGCGGGGCGTGTCGCGGTCCGCTGGTGCGTGGCTTCGGCGGCACCAACCCGGCCCCGTACCGGGCCTATCTGCGTTCGGTCGCCAACCTCGCCGGATGTTGCGGCGCCCTCGCCGCCGGCGCCGCGGTGCAACTGGACACCCGCGCCGCCTACCTGGCCCTGGTTGTCGGCAACGCCATCAGTTTCGTGGCATGCGCCGCCATCATCACTCGGCTGCCCTCACTGCCGCCCGTTCCAGCGCCCCACACGACCGGGCGCTGGATCGCTCTGAAGGACAAGCCCTACATGGCAGTCACCGTGCTCGACGCCATCATGGGAATTCAGGGTCAGGTACTGGTCTTCGCGTTACCGGTGTGGATCATTTCGCAGACCCACGCGCCGCGCTGGTTCGTCGGGATGGCCGTGCTGGTCAACACCGCTCTAGTGGCGGCTCTCCAGGTCAGAGCGAGCCGGGGGGTCGACACCAGTCCAGCGGCAGGCCGGGCCGTGCGCCGCTCCGGCTTGGCATTCCTGATCGGGATGGCCCTGATCGCCGCCACGTCGACGATGCCCGGATGGCTTGCCGTCACGGTGATGACGCTGGGAGTCGTCGCGCACACCGTCGGCGAGCTCTGGCACGCGGCGGGCTCACTCGAGTTGCAGTTCCGGCTCGCACCTGCGCACGCGCAGGGGCAGTACACGGGAATCTCCGGCCTCGGCACCGGCCTGGCCAACGTCGCCGCCCCTTCCTTACTGGGCCTGCTCTGCATCGCCTGGGGCGCCCCCGGCTGGCTGCTGATGGGCGGCATCTTCGTCGCGGTCGGGCTCGCCGCCCCGGCGGTCGTCCGGTGGGGCGAGCGAACACGTCCGGACCCAGCAGAGGCCGTCTAG